The Vogesella indigofera nucleotide sequence CGCCACCTTCTCGTCCAGATGCTTGGGCAGCACGTACACCTTGTTCTCGTACTTGTGCTCGTTGGCGAAGATCTCGATCTGCGCCAGCACCTGGTTGGTGAAGGAGTTGGACATCACGAAGCTCGGGTGGCCGGTGGCGCAGCCCAGGTTCACCAGGCGGCCTTCGGCCAGCAGGATGATGCGTTTGCCGTCCGGGAAGATGATGTGGTCGACCTGCGGCTTGATGTTTTCCCACTGGTACTGGCGTAGCGAAGCGACTTCGATCTCGCTGTCGAAGTGGCCGATGTTGCACACGATGGCGTTGTTGCGCATCTTCTTCATGTGCTCGTGATTGATCACGCCGACGTTGCCGGTGGTGGTGACGAAGATGTCGGCCTGATCGCAGACCTCATCCATGCGTACCACGCGGTAGCCTTCCATCGCCGCCTGCAGCGCGCAGATCGGATCGATTTCGGTGACCCATACGGTAGCGCCCAGACCACGCAGCGATTGCGCGCAGCCCTTGCCCACGTCACCGTAGCCCAGCACCACAGCAACCTTGCCGGCGATCATCACGTCGGTGGCGCGCTTGATGCCGTCGACCAGCGATTCGCGGCAGCCGTACAGGTTGTCGAACTTGGACTTGGTCACCGAGTCGTTGACGTTGAAGGCCGGGAACGGCAGCAGGCCGTCCTTTTCCAGCTGGTACAGGCGATGCACGCCGGTGGTGGTTTCCTCGGTCACGCCCTTGATGTGTACCAGACGCTTGGAGTACCACTGCGGATCGATTTCCAGGTGACGCTTGATGGAGGCGAACAGCGCGGTTTCTTCTTCGTTGGTCGGATGGCCGATCACGCCGAGGTCCTTCTCCGCCTTGCTGCCCAGCATCAGCAGCAGGGTGGCGTCGCCACCGTCGTCGAGGATCATGTTCGCCGGCTGACCTTCCGGCCATTCGAAGATCTTGTGGCTGAACTCCCAGTACTCGTCCAGGCTCTCGCCCTTGAAGGCGAATACCGGAATGTTGGCCGCAGCGATGGCGGCGGCGGCGTGGTCCTGGGTGGAGAAGATATTGCACGATGCCCAGCGCACTTCGGCGCCCAGCGCGGTCAGCGTCTCGATCAGCACCGCGGTCTGTACCGTCATGTGCAGCGAACCGGCGATGCGCGCGCCGCGCAGCGGCTGGCTGTGCTGGTATTCCTTGCGCGTGGCCATCAGGCCCGGCATTTCGGTCTCGGCAATATTGAGTTCCTTGCGGCCCCAATCTGCCAGATTGATATCGGCAACGAGATAGTCGTTGAATGCAGCCATCGTGTATTCCTTTGTCACGAAGGCCGGGAGGGATGGCTCACCCGCGCATCCCGTGCCCGGCACGGGTTATCCTGAAGCGGCCCGATCGGAGCCGTTCAATGAAAAGCAGGTGAGCGCCGTTTTGCGTTTCCGGGCCTGGGGCGTGGCCTCGCAGCGCTCCCCGGAATCCCGCCATTATGGCAGAACTTGCGGCGCAAGGTTGGCCGCAAGCACGCCGCACTGGCGACAAGGCCGCCGCGGGCGGTGCCGGGCGGCAAAGAAAAAGGCCTCTTGCGAGGCCTTGGTGCACAACAAGGTGAGTAGCTTACAGGCCGGCAGCGGCGCGCAGCGCGGCGGCCTTGTCGGTACGTTCCCAGGTGAACTCCGGCTCTTCGCGGCCAAAGTGGCCGTAGGCGGCGGTCTTGGTGTAGATCGGACGCAACAGGTCCAGCATCTGCACGATGCCCTTCGGACGCAGGTCGAAGTGCTGTTTTACCAGCTCGACGATGCGCTCGTTCGGAATGGCGTTGGTGCCGAAGGTGTCCACCGAGATCGAGGTCGGCTCGGCGACGCCGATGGCGTAGGAAACCTGGATCTGGCACTGGCGCGCCAGACCGGCGGCGACCACGTTCTTGGCCACGTAGCGACCGGCGTAGGCGGCGGAACGGTCAACCTTGGTCGGATCCTTGCCGGAGAAGGCACCACCACCGTGCGGTGCGGCACCGCCGTAGGTGTCGACGATGATCTTGCGACCGGTCAGACCGCAGTCACCCATCGGGCCGCCGATGACGAAACGGCCGGTCGGGTTGATCAGGAACTTGGTTTCGGCGGTAATCATTTCCGCCGGCAGCACCGGCTTGATGATGTCCTCGATCACCGCTTCGGTCAGTGTCTTGTGGTCGATTTCCGGCGCGTGCTGGGTGGACAGCACCACGGTGTCGATGCGCTTGGGCAGGCCGGTTTCGCTGTCGTAGACGCAGGTGATCTGGCTCTTGGCATCCGGACGCAGCCACGGCAGACGGCCGTCCTTGCGCAGTTCCGCCTGACGCTGCACCAGACGGTGCGCGTAGTAGATCGGGAACGGCATCAGCGTCGGGGTTTCGTCGCAGGCGTAGCCGAACATCAGACCCTGGTCGCCGGCGCCCTGGTCCAGATCGAGGCCTTCGCCTTCGTTGACGCCTTGGGCGATGTCCGGCGACTGCTTGTCGTAGCACACCATCACGGCACAACCGCGATGGTCAAAACCCAGCTCGGTATTGTCGTAACCGATGCGCTTGATGGTTTCGCGCGCGATCTTGATGTAGTCGATGTTGGCGGTGGTGGTGATCTCGCCGGCCAGTACGACCAGACCGGTGTTGACCAGAGTCTCGGCCGCAACGCGGGCGTATTTGTCTTCACGCAGGATGGCGTCCAGAATGGCGTCGGAAATCTGGTCCGCGACCTTGTCCGGATGGCCTTCAGATACCGATTCAGATGTAAAAAGATATTCGCTCATTGTGTCCGTTCCCGAATAATGGCCTTTGAGTTAATGATAAAATAGCGCGTTTACTTTCCAGCAGACCATGATGACCCGAATCGCACGACTCATCCTGCAGACCCTGGCCGCGTTGCCGTTACCGGCACTGCACCGGTTGGGCGCCCTACTGGGGAAAATCCTCTATTACCTATCGCCGCGTTTTCGCGAACGCATACGCGAAAACCTCAAAACCAGTCAAATCGCTGGAAGTTATCAGCTTTACGAATCGCTCGTCAAACTCTGTGCAGCAGAAACCGGCAAGGGTGCGCTGGAACTGGCCATCGCCTGGTGCCGCGAGCCGGACTACATCACCTCGCTGGTACAGGGCTGCGACGGCTGGGAGCATGTCGAGGCGGCGCTGGCGGAGGGCAAGGGGCTAATCTTCGTCACCCCACACCTCGGCAGCTACGACATTGCCGGACGCTACATCTCGGCCCGGCTGCCGTTCCCGCTGACCGCGATGTACCGTCCGCCGAAGCTGGCGTGGCTGGAGCCGATCATGAACGAGGGCCGCGCCCGCGGCAAAGGCCGCACCGCGCCGGCCACCGGCGCCGGCGTGCGCCAGCTGATGAAGGCGCTGAAATCCGGCGAGGCCACCATCATCCTGCCGGACCAGGTGCCCGGCAGCGGCGAAGGCGCGTGGGCGCCGTTCTTCGGCAAGCCGGCGTTCACCATGACACTGCTGGCGCGGCTGGCACAGATGAACAATGTCGCCGTGCTGTGGTTTACAGGCGAACGGCTGGCCGGCGGTGCCGGCTTCCACATCCACATCAGCCGCCAGCAGGGCGAGTTCAGCGGCGAACGCGAGGCCGATGCCGCGGTGGTCAACGCCAATGTCGAACGCCTGATCCAGCGTTGGCCGCAACAGTATCTGTGGAGCTACAACCGCTACAAAACGCCGTCCGGCGCTCCGTCCCCCGATCAAGCCTAACTGGAATACCGCATGAAATTCGCCCTAGCCCTGCTGTGGCTGATCCGCCTGTTGCCGCTGCCCGTCATCCACTCCCTGGCCTGGGGCCTGGGGCAACTGGCCTACCTGCTCGCCCGCGAACGCCGTCGCGTCGGTCTGATCAACCTGCGCCTGTGCTTTCCCGACATGGGGCTGACGCAACGCCGCCAGCTGATCCGCCGCCACTTTGTCGAGATGATGAAGCTGGTGCTGGAGTACGGCATCGTGTGGTGGTCGTCGCCGCAGCGGCTGCGCCAGCTGGTGGAGGTGCGCGGGCTGGAACACATCACCCGCCTGCGCGAGGCGGGCGAGGACGTGGTGCTGTTCTACCCGCACTTCGTCGCCTTCGAGATCTGCGCGCTGCGCCTGAACCTGGAGGTACCGCTGGTCAGCGTCTATTCGCACCAGAAGAACAAGACGCTGGACGCGCAGTTCTACCAGGGCCGCAACCGCTTCGACAATGCCTTTATCGTGTCGCGGCAGGAGAGCCTGCGCAGCATCATCAAGGCCATGCGCAAAGAACACACCCCGTTCCTGTACCTACCGGACCAGGACTTCGGCCCGCGCGACGCCATCTTTGTGAAGTTCTTCGCCACCGACGCTGCCACCATCACCGGCCTGTCGCGCATTGCCAGCATCGCCAAAGCCAAGGTAGTGCCGGCGATCGCCCGCCGCGAAGGCGCGCGCTTCGTGCTCGACATCCATCCGCCGCTGGACAACTTCCCCAGCGACAACCTGGAAGCCGATACCCGCCGCATGAACGCCTTTCTGGAGCAGCGCATCCTGGAGGCGCCGGAACAGTACTTCTGGCTGCACAAGCGCTTCAAGACCCGGCCACAGGGACAGGCTCGCTTTTACTGAACCGGTGGTAGCAAGCACGGGCAAGGACGGCTGCGGCCAACCTTGCCCGTTTTGTTTTCGGGACAAGCCGGCGGTGAGTGGGCTTTCCGCACCGGGTAAAGACACGGTTGCAGCGGAAGAGAAGTGATACCGATTGGTGCCGGCCTGCGCGTGACCAAGGTTGGCCGCAACCATGACGACATGGCCGCAGCACAGCCCCAACCCTGCCCTGCTCCGCTGCGATCGGGAGCTGAGACCTTTATCTCCAAACATCCCGGGCTACCCGGAGCGTGGCCCACGCTGTCGACAGCCAAACAAAAACGCCACGATCAGATCGTGGCGTTTTTGTTGTGCTGCGCAGCGGCTTAGATACCGCGCTTCTTCCAGAAGTAGCGGCCGATGAAACCGGGAAACGCAAACACCAGGAACAGTGCCAGGGTGGTGACATAGAACTGCCACTTCTGCACGTGTACCGGGGAATAGCGGCCTTCCAGCAGCTGTGCCAGCACGCCCAGCAGCAGGTACAGCGCCACCAGTTCCAGCAACTGCCAGCCAAAGTGCTTGTTGGCGACCTGCCAGATGCCGGCAACACGCCGGGTCATGAATGGCAGGTTGGCCGCAACAAACGCGAGCAGTAACAGAACGATGACGCTGACTTCCATGCTGATTCCTTACAGGACGACGAGGGATTGTTTCATCGCTTCGACACACATTGCGATCAGACGTTCCGGCATCGCACCCAGTACCAGCAAGGCCACGGCATTGAGCGACAGCACCAGTTTCATGTCACCGGAGATGGTGATCGGGCTGTGATCCTGCACGTCGTCGAAGTACATCACCTTGACCGCGCGCAGGTAGTAGAAGGCACCGATCAGCGACATCAGCACCGCCACGATCGCCAGCCACAGCAGGTTGACGTTGACGATGGCCTGGATCACCGCAAACTTGGCGTAGAAGCCCGCCAGCGGCGGAATACCGGCCATCGAGAACAGCGCCAGCAACATCAGCAGCGCGTACCAGCTGTTGCGGCCGTTGAGGCCTTTCAGGTCGTCCAGCGTCTCGCACTCGAAACCGGCACGCGACAGGCCCAGCAGGATGCCGAAACCGGCCAGCGAGGTCAGCACGTAAACGATCACGTAGAACAGTGCGGCGGAGTAGCCTTCGGCATTACCGGCGATCAGGCCCAGCAGCAGGAAACCCATGTGCGAGATGGTCGAATAGGCCAGCATGCGCTTGAGGTTGGTCTGTGCAATGGCAGTCAGGTTACCGATGGCCATCGACAGCACAGCCAGAATCACCAGCATACCCTGCCAGTCGGCCACCATTTCGCCCAGACCCTGCACCAAGATGCGGATCACGAACACGAAGGCCGCCAGTTTCGGTGCGGCACCGATCATCAGCGTCATCGCGGTGGACGAGCCCTGGTAAACGTCAGGCACCCACATGTGGAACGGTACCGCGCCCAGCTTGAATGCGAGACCAGCCACGATGAACACCAGGCCGAAGACCAGCAGTGTCTGGTTGGCGCTGCCCGAGGCGATCGCCTGAGCGACCTTGGCCAGTTCCAGCGAGCCGGTGGCACCGTACACCATCGACACACCGTACAGCAGCAAGCCGGAAGCCAGCGCGCCGAGCACGAAGTACTTCATCGCGGCTTCGATGGCGCGACCGGACTCACGCTGCAAGGCAATCAGCGAGTACAGCGACAGCGACAGTAGTTCCAGGCCCATGTACAGGCTGACGAAGTTGCTGGCCGACACCATCAGGTTCATGCCCAGCAGGGCGAACAGGGTCAGGGTGAAGTATTCACCCTTGAACAGGTCGCGATCCTTGACGTACTGGCGGGTGTAAACCAGCACCAGTGCCGTCACGCCGTACATCGCCACCTTGACGATGTCCGACAGCGGATCATCGACAAACATGCCACTGAGGGTGATGGTGGCGAACGGCTCGAAAGTGGAAACCTGGATCACGGCACAAACCAGCAGTGTCAGCAGCGACAGTGCGTAGGTAATGCCGCGCTTGGCGTCCGAGATAAACAGGTCAAGAATGAGGATTACCGACAGAGCCCCCAGCAGGAACATCTCTGGCAAAGCCGGCATCAGATTGAGATCAGCCCAATTCATTTCGTATTCCTTGTGGCCTCTTAGAGCTTGCTTTGCGCAACGTGCGCGATCAGTTCATTGACAGACAGGTGCATCTTTTCAACGAACAGCTGCGGGTACAGACCCATGCCCAGTACGGTCACGGCCAAGATCACCAGAATCAGGAATTCACGCTTGTTGACGTCCTTCATCTCTTCCACGTGGTGGTTGCCCACCTCACCGAAGATCACGCGCTTGTACATCCACAGGGTGTAGGCGGCACCGAAGATCAGGGTGGTGGCAGCCAGCGCGGCAACCAGGAAGTTCACCTGCACCGCACCCATGATCACCATGAACTCGCCGACGAAGCCGGAAGTGGCCGGCAGACCGGAGTTGGCCATGCCGAACAGCATCATGAAGGCGGCGAAGATCGGCATCTTGTTGGCGACACCACCGTAGTCGGCGATGTTGCGGCTGTGCACGCGGTCATACATCACGCCGATGCAGAAGAACATCGCGGCGGAAACGAAGCCGTGCGACACCATCTGCACCAGTGCACCTTCCACCGCCCACGCATTCATCTGGCTGCCAGTGAACAGGAACATGCCCAGGGTCACGAAGCCCATGTGGGAAATGGAGGAGTAGGCCACCAGTTTCTTCATGTCGGTTTGCACCAGTGCCACCAGACCGATGTACACCACCGCCACCAGCGACAGGCCGATAATGATCGGGGACAGCTCGATCGAGGCATCCGGCACGATAGGCAGCGCAAATCGCAGGAAGCCGTAGGCACCGATCTTCAGCGTGATCGCCGCCAGCACCATGGAACCGCCGGTCGGTGCTTCCACGTGGGCATCCGGCAACCAGGTATGTACCGGCCACATCGGCACCTTCACCGCAAACGACAGGAAGAAGGCGATGAACAGCAGGATCTGCACCTGCAGCGGGATCTGCTTCAGTGCCTGGAAGGCCTGGATGTCAAAGCTCTTGCCGGCCTGGAAGTACAGGTAGATGAACGCTACCAGCATCAGCAGCGAACCCAGCAGCGTGTACAGGAAGAACTTGATCGAGGCGTAAACGCGACGCGGACCGCCCCACACACCGATGATCAGGTACATCGGGATCAGCATGCCCTCGAAGAACACGTAGAACAGGATCGCGTCCAGCGCGGCGAAGGCACCGTTGATCAGGCCGGACATGATCAGGAACGCGGCCATGTACTGTGCGGTGCGCTTCTGGATCACTTCCCAGCCGGCCAGGATCACCATCAGCGTGGTGAAGCTGTTCAGCACGATGAACAGCATCGAGATGCCGTCCACCCCCAGGTGGTAGTTGATACCGAGGGATTCGATCCACGGCATGTTTTCGACAAACTGCATGCCGCCATGCAGGTTGTCGAACTGCGTAAACAACGGGAGCGATACCAGGAACCCCAGCACGGCACCAGCCAGCGCCAGCCAGCGCGCCAGCGGTGCGCGCTGGTCGCCACCGGTCGCCAGCACCAGCAGGCCGGCTACGATGGGGGTCCAGATCACCAGACTCAAAGGATTAGCAAACATATCGAGAACCTAATTTGTTATATCGATTCCGGTACCGATCCTTAACGGAGGATCAGCGGCTTGAACCAGTACGTCATCAGAACCAGCACCCCGATGATCATCACCGCAGCGTAGCTGTAGATGAAACCGGTTTGCAGCTTGCGGACCGCTCTGGATACCGAGCCGACCAGACGGGCACTGCCATTCACCAGCAAGCCATCGATCAGCAGCATGTCACCGACTTTCCAGAAGAAAGTGCCCAGTGCGCGCGAACCTTTGGCAAACACGGCGAAGTACAGCTCGTCCATGTAGTACTTGTTCTCGAGTAGCGTGTGCACGCCGGAGAATTTCTGCTTGATGGCGGCCGGGATGTGCGGCGCCTTCATGTAGAAGAACCAGGCCAGCGCCACACCGGCGGCAGCCAGCCAGAACGGCAAGGTCACGAAGGCGTGCAGGCCCATGGCCATCGCATCGTGGGCATGATGCATTGCTGCTTCCAGGCCCGGATGTGCTTCCAGATTGGTGAAGATCACGCCGTTGAAGAACTTGCCACCGACCAGCGGATGGATGGCGAAGAAGCCGATCAGCACCGAAGGAATCGCCAGCAGTGCCAGTGGCAGCGTCACCACCCATGGCGACTCGTGCGGCTTGTCGTTCGGACCCAGACCATGGTGGTGGTCATCGGACGGTTCTTCGTCGTCATGATCGCCTTCATGGGCGTGGTGCGAACCGTGGTTCTCCATCCAGCGTTCCTTGCCGTGGAAGACCAGGAAGTACATGCGGAAAGAGTAGAACGCGGTCACGAACACGCCGGCGATCACGGCAAAGTAGGCAAAGCCGGAAGCCGCCAGGTTGCTGTGTTCCACGGCCAGGATGATGGAATCCTTGGAGTAGAAACCGGAGAAGAACGGGGTACCGATCAGCGCCAGCGAACCCAGCAGCGAGGTAATCCAGGTAATCGGCATGTACTTGCGCAGGCCGCCCATATTGCGCATGTCCTGGTCATGATGCATGCCCATGATCACGGAACCGGCGCCGAGGAACAGCAGGGCCTTGAAGAACGCGTGCGTCATCACGTGGAACATGGCCACCGAGTAGGCGGAAGCGCCCAGCGCTACGGTCATGTAACCCAGCTGCGACAGGGTGGAGTAAGCCACCACGCGCTTGATGTCGTTCTGCACCACGCCGAGGAAACCCATGAACAGCGCGGTGATCGAGCCGGCCACCATCACCACGTTCAGTGCGGTATCCGACATTTCGAACAGCGGGCTCATGCGCGATACCATGAAGATACCGGCGGTCACCATGGTTGCCGCGTGGATCAGTGCCGAGATCGGCGTCGGACCTTCCATCGAGTCCGGCAGCCACACGTGCAGCGGGAACTGCGCCGACTTACCCATCGCGCCGATAAACAGCAGGATGCAGGTTACAGTCAGCAGCGACCACTCCACCCCTGGAATGATCTGGATGGTCTTGCTGGCCAGCGCCGGCGCCGCAGCGAACACGTCGCTGTAGTTCAGCGAACCGCCGAAATAGGCCAGTACCAGGCCGATACCGAGCAGGAAGCCAAAGTCACCGACACGGTTGACCAGGAAGGCCTTCAGGTTGGCGAAGATCGCAGTCGGACGCTTGAACCAGAAACCGATCAGCAGATAGGAGACCAGACCCACCGCTTCCCAGCCGAAGAACAGCTGGATGAAGTTGTTGGACATCACCAGCATCAGCATCGAGAAGGTAAACAGCGAGATGTAGCTGAAGAAGCGCTGGTAACCCGGATCTTCGTGCATGTAGCCGATGGTGTAGATATGCACCATCAGCGACACGCTGGTCACCACCACCAGCATCATCGCAGTCAGCGAGTCAACGAGGAAGCCGACGGAGAACTCGAAACCACCGACCGTCAGCCAAGTGTATACAGGGGCATTGAATACCTGGGTGCTGCCGTCAAGGAAGCCCTTCAGTACGCCAATCGAGAGAACCGCCGAAACTGCCACGCCAAGAATGGTAACAACGTGTGCAGCACGGCGACCAATCGCCCATCCAAACAGGCCTGCAATGACCGACCCCACCAGTGGTGAGAGCGCAATCAGCAGGTATAAGCTCTTCATATCCATGTTTGTCGTGCTTTTTAAAGTGGTATCCGGTTGCCTTAGCCTTTGAGGCTGCCCAAGTCTTCTACGTTGATGCTGTCCAGTTTACGGAACAGCACCACCAGAATCGCCAGACCAATCGCCGATTCTGCCGCCGCAACGGTAAGGATGAAGAAGACGAAGATCTGCCCAGCCGTATCAGACAGATAGTGCGAAAACGCGATGAAGTTGTAGTTCACCGCCAGCAACATCAGTTCGATGGCCATCAGCAGGATGATCAGGTTTTTCCGGTTCAGGAAAATACCCAGTACGCTGATGGCAAACAGGATGCCGGCCAGAACCAGGAAGTGTGTGAGTGAAAGCACGTGTCCTCCTAATCGGCCGTCAGGCCTGTTGCTCGTTGGTGTCAGAAGCAGTGTCCGCTTCAGGCTTCACCGCCTGAACCTGAACCACGCGCACGCGGTCATTACGACGCACCCGCACCTGCTCCGCCGGATTGATGTACTTGCTGTCAGCACGCTTACGCATGGTGATACCGATGGCGGCAACCATCGCCACCAGCAGCACGACCGCCGCGGCCTCGAATGGCAGCAGATAAACGGTATACAGCTGGCGACCCAGTTCGCGTACGTTGCTGGCATCGGCCGCAACCGCAGGCCCGGCCTGGAAGCCGGCAAGGTTAGCCTCCGGGCTGGACAGGATCAGCAGCATTTCGGCCACCATCACCAGCGCCACGGTGCCGGCCAGCGGGAAGTTCTGCCAGAAGCCTTCACGCAGCTTCTCGATGTTGATGTCCAGCATCATCACCACGAACAGGAACAACACCATCACCGCACCGACATAGACCAGCACCAGCGCAATGGCGAGGAACTCCGCCTGCAGCAGCAGCCAGTGGCCGGAGGCGGTAAAGAACGCCAGCACCAGATACAAGGCCGCATGAACCGGGTTTTTGGCCGTCACCACGCGGAACGCGGCAACGATCAGGATCAACGACAGCACATAAAACACAACAGCTTGAAAGCTCATGTCTCCCCCTTAGCGATACTTGGCATCAGCAGCCTTGTTGGCCGCAATTTCAGCCTCGTACTTGTCACCCACCGCCAGCAGCATCGGCTTGGTGTAGTAGAGGTCGCCACGTTTTTCGCCGTGGTATTCAAAAATGTGCGTTTCCACAATGGCGTCGACCGGGCAGGCTTCTTCACAGAAACCGCAGAAAATGCACTTGGTCAGATCGATGTCGTAGCGGCTGGTACGACGAGTACCGTCGTCACGCTGCTCTGACTCGATGGTGATGGCCAGCGCCGGGCACACCGCCTCGCACAGCTTACAGGCGATGCAGCGCTCTTCGCCGTTGGCGTAACGGCGCTGCGCGTGCAGGCCGCGGAAGCGCGGCGAGATCGGGGTCTTCTCTTCCGGGAACTGGACGGTGATCTTGCGGGCGAAGAAGTGACGACCGGTCACCATCAGGCCCTGCACCAGTTCTACCAGCAGGAAGGTTTTGAAAAAATTTCGGATCATTTCCATGCTATTCATCCAATCCGTATCAGTTCCACAGCGACAGTGGGCTCATCATCCAGGCGCCGACAACCAGCACCCAAACCAGCGATACCGGGATGAAGATTTTCCAGCCCAGACGCATGATCTGGTCGTAGCGATAGCGCGGGAAGGTGGCACGGAACCACAGGAACAGGAACAGCACCAGGGAAATCTTGACCAGCAGCCAGATCACGCCGGATGCGCCCAGCGCGCCCCAGGAAGCCGGGAACGGCGACAGCCAGCCGCCCATGAACATGATGGCGGTCAGTGCCGACACCAGGATCATGTTGGCGTATTCCGCCAGGAAGAACACGGCGAAGGCCATACCCGAGTATTCCACGTGGAAACCGGCAACGATTTCCGATTCACCTTCCGCCACGTCGAACGGGGCACGGTTGGTTTCGGCAACGCCGGAAATCAGGTACACGAGGAACAGCGGGAACAGCGGCAGCCAGTTCCACGACAGTGCCGAGCCGCCACCGATACCGTGGCCCTGCTGGTTGACGATGTCGACCAGGTTCAGGCTGCCGGACACCATCAGTACGCCGACCAGCGCGAAGCCCATTGAGATCTCGTAGGACACGATCTGGGCCGAGGAACGCAGTGCGCCCAGGAAGGAGTACTTGGAGTTACCCGCCCAGCCGGCCACGATCACGCCGTACACGCCCATCGAGGTGATCGCCATGATGAACAGCAGCGATGCGTCGATATTGGCCAGCACCATGGTGTCGGTGAACGGGATTACCGCCCAGGCAGCCAGTGCCGGCATGATGGACAGCACCGGCGCCACCAGAAACAGACCCTTGCTCGACTTGGTCGGCAGGATGATCTCTTTCATCAGCAGCTTCACGCCGTCAGCCAGTGGCTGCAACAGCCCTTTCGGGCCGACACGGTTAGGGCCGATACGGATCTGCATGTAGCCGATCACCTTGCGCTCTGCCAGCGTCAGGTAGGCCACACCGATCATCAGCGGGGCAACGATGGCCAGAATCTTCAGCAGTGTCCACACTGCCAGACCGGCCTCGGTCCCCAGCAAGTTTTGCAGCAATTCCATGACTTATCCTCGCTTGATCTGAATCGGTTCGAACAGACCACCCAGTGCCTGCGTTGCCGGATGGGCAGCAGCGACACGGACCGCACCGGCGGCAACGGCAGCGTCGGCTACCAGTTGCAGGCGAACTTCGGCCTCACCCTGGCTGACGATGGCAGGCTGACCTGCTTCCAGACCCAGTTTGGCGATGTCTTGCGGATTGAGGGCAATCACGGGCGCGGCGGCCGCGGCGGTCTTCTGCAGCGAGCCGGCACGGCGGCAGATGGCATCCGTCTGGTACATCGGCACTTCACCGATACGCACCAGTGCATCGCCGGCCGCAACGTTGGCCGCAACACTGTTCAGCTGGTTGTTCAGTGCCGCGGCGATGTCGCCCTGCGCCAGCAGTTCGGCACGCACGTCTTCCGCGCTGTTGAAGTCGAAGCCGGACAGGTTGAGCATATTGCCCAGTACGCGCAGCACTTTCCAGGCCGGACGGGTCTCGCCCAGCGGACGCACCACACCGTTGAACGGCTGCAGCTTGCCTTCCATGTTGACGAAGGAGCCGGCGGTTTCGGAGAACGGCGCGATCGGCAGCAGCACGTCGGCGTAGTCCAGCAGTGCGTCACCCTTGAATGCGGTCAGCCCAATCACGGTGGCGGCCTGCTTCATCGCGGCCACGGCCTGCTGGCTGTTGTAGGCGTCGGCTTCGATCTCGCTGTTGAGCAGCACGTAAGCCTTGTGCGGTGCGGCCAGCATCTCGCTGGCGCCGAGACCGGCACTGACAGCCTTGCCCATCGGGCCACGTTGCGGATTGACACCGGCGATGTCGGCACCGACGCTGTTGGCGGCTTCGGCAGCGATACCGAAACGGGCGCCGGTCACACGGCCGATTTCCTGGGCCAGCGACAGCAGCTCGACAAATGCCGGGTGATGCTGTGCCACGTTACCCAGCACCACGGCAGCCGATTCGGCGGCGCACAGGCTGTCGGCAATGGCGCGAGCCTCGGCGCTAACGTTGGCCGCAGACAGATCCAGTGCGGTCGACGCGGACTTGATTT carries:
- the nuoN gene encoding NADH-quinone oxidoreductase subunit NuoN, whose translation is MNWADLNLMPALPEMFLLGALSVILILDLFISDAKRGITYALSLLTLLVCAVIQVSTFEPFATITLSGMFVDDPLSDIVKVAMYGVTALVLVYTRQYVKDRDLFKGEYFTLTLFALLGMNLMVSASNFVSLYMGLELLSLSLYSLIALQRESGRAIEAAMKYFVLGALASGLLLYGVSMVYGATGSLELAKVAQAIASGSANQTLLVFGLVFIVAGLAFKLGAVPFHMWVPDVYQGSSTAMTLMIGAAPKLAAFVFVIRILVQGLGEMVADWQGMLVILAVLSMAIGNLTAIAQTNLKRMLAYSTISHMGFLLLGLIAGNAEGYSAALFYVIVYVLTSLAGFGILLGLSRAGFECETLDDLKGLNGRNSWYALLMLLALFSMAGIPPLAGFYAKFAVIQAIVNVNLLWLAIVAVLMSLIGAFYYLRAVKVMYFDDVQDHSPITISGDMKLVLSLNAVALLVLGAMPERLIAMCVEAMKQSLVVL
- a CDS encoding NADH-quinone oxidoreductase subunit M, with protein sequence MFANPLSLVIWTPIVAGLLVLATGGDQRAPLARWLALAGAVLGFLVSLPLFTQFDNLHGGMQFVENMPWIESLGINYHLGVDGISMLFIVLNSFTTLMVILAGWEVIQKRTAQYMAAFLIMSGLINGAFAALDAILFYVFFEGMLIPMYLIIGVWGGPRRVYASIKFFLYTLLGSLLMLVAFIYLYFQAGKSFDIQAFQALKQIPLQVQILLFIAFFLSFAVKVPMWPVHTWLPDAHVEAPTGGSMVLAAITLKIGAYGFLRFALPIVPDASIELSPIIIGLSLVAVVYIGLVALVQTDMKKLVAYSSISHMGFVTLGMFLFTGSQMNAWAVEGALVQMVSHGFVSAAMFFCIGVMYDRVHSRNIADYGGVANKMPIFAAFMMLFGMANSGLPATSGFVGEFMVIMGAVQVNFLVAALAATTLIFGAAYTLWMYKRVIFGEVGNHHVEEMKDVNKREFLILVILAVTVLGMGLYPQLFVEKMHLSVNELIAHVAQSKL
- the nuoL gene encoding NADH-quinone oxidoreductase subunit L, with the protein product MDMKSLYLLIALSPLVGSVIAGLFGWAIGRRAAHVVTILGVAVSAVLSIGVLKGFLDGSTQVFNAPVYTWLTVGGFEFSVGFLVDSLTAMMLVVVTSVSLMVHIYTIGYMHEDPGYQRFFSYISLFTFSMLMLVMSNNFIQLFFGWEAVGLVSYLLIGFWFKRPTAIFANLKAFLVNRVGDFGFLLGIGLVLAYFGGSLNYSDVFAAAPALASKTIQIIPGVEWSLLTVTCILLFIGAMGKSAQFPLHVWLPDSMEGPTPISALIHAATMVTAGIFMVSRMSPLFEMSDTALNVVMVAGSITALFMGFLGVVQNDIKRVVAYSTLSQLGYMTVALGASAYSVAMFHVMTHAFFKALLFLGAGSVIMGMHHDQDMRNMGGLRKYMPITWITSLLGSLALIGTPFFSGFYSKDSIILAVEHSNLAASGFAYFAVIAGVFVTAFYSFRMYFLVFHGKERWMENHGSHHAHEGDHDDEEPSDDHHHGLGPNDKPHESPWVVTLPLALLAIPSVLIGFFAIHPLVGGKFFNGVIFTNLEAHPGLEAAMHHAHDAMAMGLHAFVTLPFWLAAAGVALAWFFYMKAPHIPAAIKQKFSGVHTLLENKYYMDELYFAVFAKGSRALGTFFWKVGDMLLIDGLLVNGSARLVGSVSRAVRKLQTGFIYSYAAVMIIGVLVLMTYWFKPLILR
- the nuoK gene encoding NADH-quinone oxidoreductase subunit NuoK, with the translated sequence MLSLTHFLVLAGILFAISVLGIFLNRKNLIILLMAIELMLLAVNYNFIAFSHYLSDTAGQIFVFFILTVAAAESAIGLAILVVLFRKLDSINVEDLGSLKG